A stretch of the Enterobacteriaceae bacterium ESL0689 genome encodes the following:
- a CDS encoding RNA 2'-phosphotransferase, which produces MSKFLSYILRHQPEAINLKLDSDGWANIDDLIMHARQYGESLTKELIEQVTKTNDKKRFTISDDGLKIRAAQGHSTKQVNINYIEQIPPEFLYHGTATRFINSIKEQGLIAGDRHYVHLSVDEQTAISVGQRHGKPIVLKIKALSMYQQSFRFYLADNGVWLTHHVSTDFLIFD; this is translated from the coding sequence ATAAGCAAATTTTTAAGTTACATTCTAAGACATCAACCAGAAGCCATTAATCTAAAACTAGATTCTGATGGATGGGCTAATATTGATGATTTAATTATGCATGCCAGGCAATATGGTGAATCGTTAACAAAAGAACTTATTGAACAAGTAACAAAAACAAATGATAAAAAACGTTTTACGATTTCAGATGACGGATTAAAAATTCGAGCAGCACAAGGACATTCAACTAAACAAGTTAATATTAATTATATAGAGCAGATTCCGCCAGAATTTTTATATCATGGGACAGCAACGCGTTTTATAAATTCAATTAAAGAACAAGGATTAATTGCAGGTGATCGTCATTATGTACATTTATCTGTTGATGAACAGACCGCTATCTCTGTAGGGCAACGACATGGCAAACCTATTGTACTTAAAATCAAAGCCCTATCAATGTATCAACAAAGCTTCAGATTTTACCTGGCTGATAATGGCGTTTGGTTAACTCATCATGTTTCTACTGATTTTTTAATATTTGATTAA
- a CDS encoding cobyrinate a,c-diamide synthase: MAAKQYAFVLAGTGSGCGKTTVTLGLLRVLQQRGLRVQPYKVGPDYLDTGWHTAICGTSSRNLDSFMLPTPTLNALFCEQMQQADIAVIEGVMGLYDGYGVDPNYCSTAAMAKQLGCPVILLVDGKAVSTSVAATVMGFQHFDRQLSIAGVIVNRVNSESHFQLLKTAIEHYCAIPVLGYVPRMDGISLPERHLGLVTARESLISGQAWHDFAATLEQTLNIDQLLAVSQLAKLPAGAWPEMPAQGAGQGLRLALADDEAFNFYYPDNLALLARTGVEIIRFSPLHDRQLPDCQMVWLGGGYPELHAQALSANTSMLASLRAAQQSGVAIYAECGGLMYLGSTLTDAQGDIYPMASLIPGHSKMDKRLTRFGYCEAQACQPTLLADSGEMVRGHEFHYSDFTPDLPAVMDCRKVRDGVIQQQWRGGWQVGNTFASYLHVHFAQRPLMLNRWLAAARDAL; the protein is encoded by the coding sequence ATGGCGGCAAAGCAGTACGCATTTGTGCTGGCTGGCACAGGCAGCGGATGTGGTAAAACGACAGTGACACTGGGTTTACTACGTGTATTGCAGCAACGCGGATTACGTGTTCAGCCTTACAAAGTGGGGCCGGATTATCTCGACACCGGCTGGCATACCGCTATATGTGGAACCTCCTCGCGTAATCTTGACAGTTTCATGCTCCCGACCCCGACACTCAATGCGCTGTTTTGCGAGCAGATGCAACAGGCCGATATTGCTGTTATCGAAGGGGTAATGGGGCTGTATGACGGCTACGGTGTCGATCCCAATTACTGCAGCACGGCGGCGATGGCAAAACAACTGGGCTGTCCGGTGATATTACTGGTGGATGGCAAAGCGGTATCGACCTCTGTGGCTGCAACCGTGATGGGTTTTCAGCACTTTGATCGCCAGTTATCGATTGCGGGCGTGATTGTTAATCGCGTCAACAGTGAATCCCATTTCCAGTTGCTGAAAACCGCGATTGAACACTATTGCGCCATCCCGGTGCTTGGTTATGTGCCGCGCATGGACGGGATCAGTCTGCCGGAGCGCCATCTCGGATTAGTCACTGCCCGTGAATCGCTGATCAGCGGGCAAGCCTGGCATGATTTTGCCGCAACCCTTGAGCAGACACTGAATATCGATCAGTTGCTGGCAGTCAGCCAACTGGCAAAACTGCCCGCAGGGGCATGGCCAGAAATGCCTGCGCAAGGGGCCGGACAAGGTTTGCGTCTGGCGCTGGCCGATGACGAAGCATTTAATTTCTATTATCCCGATAACCTGGCCCTGCTGGCGCGTACCGGAGTTGAGATTATTCGCTTCAGTCCGCTGCACGACCGGCAATTGCCTGACTGTCAGATGGTCTGGCTGGGCGGTGGCTATCCTGAACTGCATGCCCAGGCACTTTCTGCCAACACTTCCATGTTAGCCAGTCTGCGCGCGGCGCAGCAAAGTGGCGTCGCCATCTATGCCGAATGTGGCGGGCTGATGTATCTCGGCAGCACACTGACCGATGCACAAGGCGATATCTATCCGATGGCCAGTCTGATCCCCGGCCACAGCAAAATGGACAAACGGCTGACCCGATTTGGTTATTGTGAAGCGCAAGCCTGTCAGCCGACGCTACTGGCAGACAGCGGGGAGATGGTGCGCGGACACGAATTTCACTACTCCGATTTTACCCCCGATCTGCCGGCCGTGATGGACTGCCGTAAGGTACGGGATGGTGTTATCCAGCAACAATGGCGCGGTGGCTGGCAGGTGGGCAATACCTTCGCCAGCTATCTGCATGTTCATTTTGCACAGCGTCCGCTGATGCTAAACCGCTGGCTGGCGGCGGCGAGGGACGCATTATGA
- the cbiB gene encoding adenosylcobinamide-phosphate synthase CbiB → MTLLAWCIGWILDFIIGDPQNWPHPVRWMGNLITLLQRIVRRYCHSDTALRIGGGVMWLIVVGGSWAVASGVLLLARAINPWLAWVVEIWMIFTLLAGRSLAQAAQDVATPLRAGDISASRQKLSWIVGRDTSQLQADQINRAVVETVAENTVDGIIAPLFFLMLGGAPLAMAYKAVNTLDSMVGYKYEKYRAIGMVSARMDDVANYIPARLSGLLLVIAAFLCCQQGREALRIGWRDRYNHSSPNCGWAEAPVAGALGIRLGGPNYYFGECVQKPWMGDAQRAITIDDIPQTIRLMWVASLLALALFLMMRWLVVGVA, encoded by the coding sequence ATGACACTGCTCGCCTGGTGCATCGGCTGGATACTCGATTTTATTATTGGCGATCCGCAAAACTGGCCGCATCCGGTACGCTGGATGGGAAATCTGATCACGCTGTTACAGCGCATTGTCCGCCGCTATTGTCACAGTGACACCGCGTTACGCATCGGTGGTGGTGTGATGTGGCTGATTGTTGTGGGTGGCAGCTGGGCCGTGGCGTCGGGAGTATTGCTGCTGGCACGCGCGATTAATCCGTGGCTGGCATGGGTGGTCGAAATCTGGATGATTTTTACCCTGCTGGCCGGGCGCAGTCTGGCGCAGGCTGCACAGGATGTGGCAACGCCCCTGCGCGCTGGCGACATCTCAGCCAGTCGGCAAAAGCTGTCGTGGATTGTGGGCCGGGATACCTCGCAACTGCAAGCCGATCAGATCAACCGCGCGGTAGTGGAAACGGTCGCCGAAAATACCGTAGATGGCATTATCGCGCCGTTATTTTTCCTGATGCTCGGTGGTGCGCCACTGGCGATGGCCTATAAAGCGGTGAATACCCTTGATTCAATGGTGGGCTACAAATACGAAAAGTACCGGGCGATCGGCATGGTCAGTGCCCGGATGGATGATGTCGCCAATTATATCCCTGCCCGCCTGAGTGGATTACTGCTGGTTATCGCCGCCTTTTTATGTTGTCAGCAGGGCCGCGAGGCACTGCGTATCGGCTGGCGTGATCGCTATAACCACAGTAGCCCTAACTGTGGCTGGGCAGAAGCGCCCGTTGCCGGAGCTCTGGGGATTCGCCTTGGCGGGCCAAATTATTACTTTGGTGAATGTGTACAAAAGCCGTGGATGGGTGACGCACAGCGTGCCATTACCATCGACGATATCCCCCAAACAATTCGATTAATGTGGGTTGCTTCCCTGCTGGCACTGGCGCTGTTTCTGATGATGCGCTGGCTGGTGGTGGGCGTAGCCTGA
- a CDS encoding cobalt-precorrin-8 methylmutase — MQYIRQPQQIEAKSFAIIGDIISETRPEYQFASPLHEAIIKRVIHTTADFDWLDILWFSDDVLDRLCAALCRPSVIYTDTTMALSGINKNLLARFGGECRCYISDPRVVAQAKEEGITRSMAAVDIAVREEGEKIFVFGNAPTALFRLLEHDITVSGVVGVPVGFVGAAESKTALTHSALPAIAALGRKGGSNIAAAIVNAILYHLQRSL; from the coding sequence ATGCAATACATTCGCCAGCCCCAGCAAATTGAGGCGAAGAGCTTCGCGATTATTGGTGACATCATTAGTGAGACGCGCCCTGAGTACCAGTTTGCCAGTCCGCTGCATGAAGCCATCATCAAGCGGGTGATCCACACCACCGCTGATTTTGACTGGCTGGATATTCTCTGGTTTTCCGATGATGTACTAGACCGGCTGTGTGCGGCACTCTGTCGCCCCTCGGTGATTTACACTGATACCACGATGGCATTGTCCGGCATCAACAAAAATTTACTGGCCCGCTTTGGTGGGGAGTGTCGCTGCTATATCAGTGATCCGCGAGTGGTCGCGCAAGCTAAAGAGGAGGGGATCACCCGGTCGATGGCGGCAGTCGATATTGCGGTCAGGGAAGAGGGCGAGAAAATATTTGTCTTTGGTAATGCGCCGACGGCGCTCTTCCGCTTGCTGGAACATGACATTACGGTCAGTGGGGTGGTGGGCGTTCCGGTCGGTTTTGTCGGCGCGGCAGAATCGAAAACAGCACTCACCCACAGTGCGTTACCGGCTATCGCTGCGCTTGGTCGCAAAGGGGGCAGTAATATTGCCGCCGCGATAGTTAACGCCATTCTCTACCACTTGCAGAGGTCATTATGA
- the cbiD gene encoding cobalt-precorrin-5B (C(1))-methyltransferase CbiD, which produces MSDPSFAAPVWHNGKALRKGYTTGSCATAAAKVAALMVLRQHLIHQVSIVTPSGVTLRLNVESPHIEGQQAIAAIRKDGGDDVDATHGMLIFARVTLNDRSEIVLRGGEGVGTVTRKGIGLPTGSAAINRTPRQTIEAAVREVIGPTRGAEIEIFAPEGEERAKKTYNSRLGIVGGISIIGTTGIVTPMSEESWKRSLSLELEIKRTAGLQRVVLVPGNHGERFVREKMGIDSEKVVTMSNFIGYMIDEAVRLGFQQIVLVGHPGKLIKVAAGIFHTHSHVADARMEILVAHLALLGAPLELLTQVSDCDTTEAAMEHIDAYGFQRIYNHLAERICLRVRQMLRFSENPPVCDAIMFSFDNQVLGSNRPIADIVKDLQC; this is translated from the coding sequence ATGAGTGATCCCTCTTTTGCGGCTCCGGTATGGCATAACGGCAAGGCGTTGCGTAAAGGCTACACCACGGGCTCCTGTGCGACCGCCGCCGCGAAAGTGGCGGCACTGATGGTATTGCGTCAGCATCTTATCCACCAGGTGTCGATTGTCACGCCATCTGGTGTCACCCTGCGGCTGAATGTCGAGTCACCGCATATTGAGGGACAGCAGGCGATCGCCGCGATCCGTAAAGATGGCGGTGATGATGTCGATGCCACTCATGGCATGTTGATTTTTGCCAGAGTGACGCTCAATGACCGTAGCGAGATCGTGTTGCGCGGGGGCGAAGGGGTGGGCACCGTGACCCGCAAAGGGATCGGTCTGCCGACCGGTAGTGCCGCGATTAACCGCACTCCCCGACAGACGATCGAAGCGGCGGTGCGGGAGGTCATCGGCCCGACCCGTGGCGCAGAGATTGAAATTTTTGCTCCCGAAGGCGAGGAACGGGCGAAAAAAACCTATAACTCACGTCTTGGCATCGTGGGGGGGATTTCGATTATTGGCACCACCGGTATCGTCACCCCGATGTCGGAAGAGAGCTGGAAACGCTCACTGTCGCTGGAACTGGAGATTAAGCGTACTGCCGGATTACAGCGTGTGGTGCTGGTGCCGGGCAATCATGGCGAACGTTTTGTGCGTGAAAAGATGGGGATCGACAGCGAGAAGGTGGTCACCATGAGCAACTTTATTGGCTACATGATTGACGAAGCGGTACGTCTCGGATTCCAGCAGATCGTGCTGGTAGGCCACCCAGGCAAGCTGATCAAAGTGGCTGCCGGGATCTTCCACACCCACAGCCATGTTGCCGATGCACGGATGGAGATCCTGGTCGCCCATCTGGCCCTGCTTGGCGCGCCGCTGGAATTGCTGACCCAGGTCAGTGACTGCGATACCACCGAAGCCGCGATGGAACATATCGATGCTTATGGCTTCCAGCGGATCTATAACCATCTGGCGGAACGCATCTGTCTGCGGGTCAGGCAGATGTTGCGCTTCAGTGAAAACCCGCCGGTTTGCGACGCCATTATGTTCTCTTTTGATAATCAGGTATTGGGCAGTAATCGACCGATCGCCGACATCGTTAAGGATCTGCAATGTTAA
- a CDS encoding cobalt-precorrin-7 (C(5))-methyltransferase has protein sequence MLTVVGMGPAGTHLMTPAAHAAVAQADVLVGGKRHLQQFPDFQGETWPLGANIPELLAWIEARRDKQVVIIASGDPLFYGIGSRMIAHFGIGNVTIIPGISAVQYLCALAGIDMNEMWLTSCHGREVDFDELARHHKVAMVTDSLCGPREIAAQLVARGKGYRWMVIGENLAMDQQRLHWLTVSEVREKYEMNTVVILDER, from the coding sequence ATGTTAACCGTGGTAGGCATGGGCCCCGCTGGCACGCACCTGATGACACCCGCCGCGCATGCGGCAGTCGCGCAGGCGGATGTTCTTGTCGGGGGCAAACGTCATCTCCAGCAATTTCCCGATTTTCAGGGCGAGACCTGGCCGCTCGGTGCCAACATCCCAGAGTTGCTGGCATGGATTGAAGCCCGGCGCGATAAACAGGTGGTGATTATCGCTTCCGGTGATCCGCTGTTTTACGGCATCGGTAGCCGCATGATTGCCCACTTTGGCATCGGTAACGTCACCATTATTCCTGGGATCAGTGCCGTACAGTACCTCTGTGCGCTGGCCGGCATCGATATGAATGAGATGTGGCTGACCAGTTGTCACGGACGAGAGGTCGATTTTGATGAGCTGGCACGCCATCACAAAGTGGCGATGGTGACGGATAGCTTATGCGGGCCACGGGAAATCGCCGCTCAGCTGGTTGCGCGCGGCAAAGGCTATCGCTGGATGGTGATTGGTGAAAACCTGGCGATGGATCAACAACGACTTCACTGGCTCACCGTCAGTGAGGTCAGGGAAAAATATGAAATGAACACAGTGGTGATCCTTGATGAAAGATAG